Proteins encoded within one genomic window of Novipirellula galeiformis:
- a CDS encoding PLP-dependent transferase — translation MSETNTPSLAAMRNLSPRRNTTSAETVDELVTEQLVHFGIDPATQHGRTLASLAGRLYEAGADMDALWRLTQQSIHNLDRSDRIAYFNAKKFLSFQTAKLLDSLQSPFRRSYQSLQLDDSTQTAKGPYAIFDNVTAVFSATPVIARTATYIYACAEWIEDAFKGKELLLEIYSRLLNPTSVSLANFIVDIEAGPYATEYFAWNFNSGMAAIDSVLSHVLGRDDILISSRNIYGGAHQLIHDWYAKPSNLSIGVETFSGYGADDFQQCWEQTKTKYADRLAAGRNAYVYLESPCNPHGYTLDVPAICRAAHDAGLRVILDATVGTPFLMQPLQRVDPRERPDFVIHSYTKDLSGAGSTIAGVVIGRNHDMFIPKGETADGVAWNETMFWNVYYVKGAFLNADTAFEVIQGMRTLGVRMLNKCINTEILARFFDAHPHIIVHCNALTDDENSPLREKLSFIGLPAPLFTIDVEGVPAEVFQRFFDSLEPMFAHMISLGQSNTIVSCPALTTHSELDEAALAASGIGPTTMRMAIGNEDPKDLIAHFIQAAKLAIEPHVPGFTALFLSPAEIDQLVHDCYLGTHRRYIESKASMAEHLG, via the coding sequence ATGTCCGAAACGAACACCCCATCGCTAGCGGCGATGCGGAACCTTTCTCCGCGGCGCAATACGACAAGCGCCGAAACCGTCGATGAACTGGTAACCGAGCAACTCGTGCATTTCGGAATCGACCCCGCCACGCAGCACGGACGTACGCTGGCTAGCCTTGCCGGGCGTTTGTATGAAGCCGGCGCCGATATGGACGCCCTGTGGCGATTGACACAGCAGTCGATTCACAATCTCGATCGCTCGGACCGGATCGCATATTTCAACGCTAAGAAGTTCCTCTCTTTTCAAACGGCCAAACTGCTCGATTCGCTGCAATCTCCCTTTCGCCGCAGCTATCAATCGCTCCAGCTCGATGACTCGACTCAGACGGCCAAGGGGCCGTACGCCATTTTTGATAACGTCACCGCCGTCTTTTCGGCGACCCCTGTAATCGCGCGTACCGCGACCTACATCTACGCCTGTGCCGAATGGATCGAAGACGCTTTCAAGGGCAAAGAACTGCTGTTGGAAATCTACTCGCGCCTACTCAACCCGACCTCCGTGTCGCTGGCCAATTTTATCGTCGACATTGAAGCCGGTCCGTACGCGACCGAATACTTTGCCTGGAATTTCAACAGCGGGATGGCCGCTATCGACAGCGTCCTTTCGCATGTTCTAGGCCGCGACGATATTTTGATTAGCAGCCGCAACATCTACGGAGGCGCCCATCAATTGATTCACGATTGGTACGCCAAACCATCAAATCTGAGTATCGGCGTGGAAACATTCTCTGGATACGGCGCCGATGACTTCCAACAGTGCTGGGAGCAAACGAAGACCAAGTATGCCGATCGTCTGGCTGCGGGCCGCAACGCTTACGTTTACCTCGAATCCCCCTGCAATCCGCACGGCTACACGCTCGACGTCCCCGCGATCTGTCGCGCAGCCCATGACGCGGGACTACGTGTGATTCTCGACGCCACCGTCGGCACCCCCTTTCTGATGCAACCTTTACAGCGCGTCGACCCCCGCGAACGCCCCGATTTCGTGATCCACAGCTATACCAAGGACCTATCGGGAGCGGGTTCGACGATTGCTGGTGTGGTGATTGGCCGCAACCATGACATGTTCATCCCCAAAGGCGAGACCGCAGATGGCGTGGCCTGGAATGAGACGATGTTTTGGAACGTCTATTATGTGAAAGGCGCGTTCCTGAATGCTGACACCGCTTTCGAAGTGATCCAAGGCATGCGAACGCTGGGCGTTCGCATGCTGAACAAATGCATTAACACCGAGATTCTGGCCCGTTTCTTTGACGCCCATCCCCATATCATCGTCCACTGCAATGCGTTGACGGACGACGAAAATTCGCCGCTTCGAGAAAAACTGTCCTTTATCGGCCTACCCGCTCCCCTGTTTACAATCGATGTCGAGGGGGTTCCGGCAGAGGTTTTCCAGCGTTTCTTTGATTCGCTCGAACCGATGTTTGCCCACATGATCAGCCTGGGCCAATCCAACACGATCGTCAGCTGCCCTGCCCTGACGACCCATTCGGAATTGGACGAAGCGGCGTTGGCCGCCAGCGGGATTGGCCCCACGACGATGCGAATGGCGATCGGCAACGAGGATCCCAAGGACTTGATCGCTCATTTCATCCAAGCGGCGAAGTTGGCCATCGAGCCGCACGTTCCCGGATTCACGGCCCTGTTTTTATCGCCAGCGGAGATCGACCAATTAGTTCACGATTGCTATCTGGGCACCCACCGCCGGTACATCGAATCCAAGGCCTCGATGGCCGAGCATCTCGGTTAA
- a CDS encoding DUF1501 domain-containing protein, with product MMNIPLQTNRREFLHRASGGFGALALAGMWNEIQAASTDPLVAKPGHFPATADRVIFIFSTGGVSHVDTFDHKPRLTADHGKSITASRWLNKSGQFERFLIKPRWGFKQYGESGTWVSDLFPHLGSVIDDVCVLNAMHCESDGHDKATLAAHTGSAQFARPSAGAWVSYGLGTENQNLPSFMVLAPAAPYAGAQTWGSDFLPACHQGTHVMPGAQPLPNIHAKVPAELQQMELAMLDQLNRAHLQQRDADQALDARIRSFETAFGMQREAPEAFDLSGETDATMKMYGLQRGATSGFGWQCLVARRLAERGVRFLELIDVGSSSNWDSHGNMGDHERLAKAIDQPIAGLLADLKQRGMLERTLVVWTTEFGRTPFHKQVDHAGREHHNHCFSSWMAGGGVKGGFVHGASDEHGIMTAEGAVHTHDLHATILHLLGIDHERLTYRYAGRDFRLTDVHGSVPQEILA from the coding sequence ATGATGAACATTCCTTTGCAAACGAACCGCCGCGAATTCTTGCACCGCGCCTCGGGTGGCTTTGGTGCGTTGGCATTGGCGGGAATGTGGAACGAGATTCAAGCCGCATCGACCGATCCGCTGGTTGCCAAACCAGGTCATTTCCCCGCTACCGCGGATCGCGTGATCTTCATTTTTTCGACTGGCGGTGTCTCACATGTCGACACGTTTGATCACAAACCTCGGCTCACCGCCGACCATGGCAAATCGATCACCGCATCCCGTTGGCTCAATAAATCGGGCCAATTTGAAAGGTTCCTGATCAAGCCGCGATGGGGATTCAAACAGTATGGGGAGAGCGGCACGTGGGTCAGCGATCTATTCCCACACTTGGGCTCGGTAATCGACGACGTGTGCGTGCTCAATGCCATGCACTGTGAAAGTGACGGTCATGATAAGGCGACGTTGGCCGCTCACACGGGATCGGCCCAGTTCGCTCGACCGAGTGCCGGTGCTTGGGTCAGCTACGGTTTGGGAACGGAAAACCAAAACTTGCCGTCCTTCATGGTGCTCGCCCCGGCGGCTCCGTACGCAGGTGCGCAAACCTGGGGCAGCGATTTTCTGCCCGCCTGTCACCAGGGAACGCACGTCATGCCCGGCGCGCAACCGCTACCGAACATCCACGCCAAAGTCCCCGCCGAGCTGCAGCAAATGGAGCTCGCGATGTTGGATCAATTGAATCGTGCTCATCTGCAACAACGCGATGCCGACCAAGCACTCGATGCACGTATCCGCTCGTTTGAAACGGCGTTTGGGATGCAGCGTGAAGCTCCCGAGGCATTCGATCTTTCAGGTGAAACCGACGCGACGATGAAGATGTATGGCTTACAACGTGGTGCCACCAGTGGGTTTGGTTGGCAATGCCTTGTTGCGCGTCGATTGGCCGAACGCGGAGTGCGTTTTCTCGAGCTGATCGATGTCGGCTCAAGTTCCAACTGGGATTCTCACGGAAACATGGGCGACCACGAGCGGTTGGCCAAAGCGATCGATCAACCGATTGCCGGGTTACTAGCCGATCTAAAACAACGAGGCATGCTGGAGCGTACGCTGGTGGTGTGGACAACGGAATTTGGTCGCACTCCGTTTCATAAACAGGTAGACCACGCTGGCCGCGAGCACCACAACCATTGCTTCTCGTCCTGGATGGCTGGAGGCGGGGTGAAAGGAGGATTCGTGCATGGGGCGTCGGATGAACACGGCATCATGACAGCCGAAGGAGCAGTCCATACCCATGATTTGCACGCCACGATCTTGCATCTGCTCGGCATCGACCACGAGCGTCTGACCTACCGTTACGCAGGCCGCGACTTTCGCTTGACCGACGTGCACGGCAGCGTCCCTCAAGAAATTCTAGCGTGA
- a CDS encoding PSD1 and planctomycete cytochrome C domain-containing protein yields the protein MQSIHRRRQRNRMFSRFACGLFGLSILCVAAPAESCADDFFESQIRPLLITHCIECHGAKKQESGLRLDSREGWLHGGDSGAAIVPGDPESSLLIKAVNGSDDAAQMPPDGKLTPDEIAHLVTWVKQGAIDPRVEAMESASASGPMDLEAAKQFWSFQPLSKVSPPEVKDARWAANPVDAFVRAKLKQNELTPVGEADKRTLIRRATFDLTGLPPTPAEVHEFLNDSSPNAFASLVDRLLQSPAYGERWGRHWLDVARYADTAGDGSDYPVPEAGQYRDWVVNAFNRDQPFDEFVREQIAGDILAQDGPADLYAERVTATGFLAIGKRYGYAPNTTYQYLDFADVIDSVGRSILGLSLGCARCHDHKFDPVSAADYYALYGIFESTKWAFPGGEEHKRPAHFPALVPAADAVRLDKVKADELARLNGDIARLTREQSKLDGKSFAGGVDLGWEAQTLDKPPSKPWFSGGPNVVLADAQSPYTHIHPAGTRGVRVAAPKPHDGIRYSFEQALHSVPGKQIHFTIDFRTGAASTPQGAYRFYLGRGVVQSLAIECSVTATEFAIRSGGEWEIIRKLEPGTWYTLRVTLDQAKQTYSGIVGTIDDLSEFNDKPLNPNWDGIADTFICDGIGHVEGPAPTRDLDNLGLQDISFGIPGSGPVVVPEPELASQQRLAELNAQLAALTKQRDETLATPAYPVAYGVSEGKPTNTRLQRRGEPERLGDEVPRRFLEVLGGDTLDPESTGSGRLELADWLTRPSNPLTARVIVNRVWQWHFGQGLVSTPSDFGARGELPSHPELLEWLTSEFIASGWSIKSLHRMMMNSQTYTLASKHHAKNLTADPSNRWLWHYARRPLDAESIRDAMLAVSGQLDRTIPPPHPFPAVETWSFSIHRPFHAVYDSNHRSIYLMLQRNRRHPFLAMFDAADPNVSVPKRLPTTTPTQSLFLMNSPFVHQQSEAFANQILASSEDDASRVRLTYERILGRVATDAEVNQTLTFLSAYEHKLASVETSTETPTTDAWAAIARVLLSSNEFLYVD from the coding sequence ATGCAATCGATCCATCGACGCCGCCAACGCAACCGAATGTTTTCTCGATTCGCGTGCGGGCTTTTTGGCCTATCGATCCTCTGCGTCGCGGCCCCCGCTGAGAGTTGTGCGGACGATTTCTTTGAATCCCAGATTCGTCCGCTGCTGATCACCCACTGCATCGAGTGCCATGGAGCGAAGAAACAGGAATCGGGATTGCGACTCGATTCACGCGAGGGGTGGTTGCACGGAGGCGATAGTGGCGCGGCGATTGTGCCGGGGGATCCCGAGAGCAGTTTGTTGATCAAGGCTGTAAACGGCTCCGATGACGCGGCGCAGATGCCGCCCGATGGAAAGCTGACCCCGGATGAAATCGCCCACCTCGTCACTTGGGTCAAGCAAGGTGCGATTGACCCGCGAGTCGAGGCGATGGAGAGCGCATCGGCATCGGGCCCCATGGATCTCGAAGCGGCAAAACAGTTCTGGTCGTTTCAACCGTTGTCAAAGGTCTCCCCTCCCGAAGTCAAGGACGCTCGTTGGGCGGCAAATCCGGTGGACGCCTTTGTTCGCGCGAAACTGAAACAAAACGAGTTAACCCCGGTTGGCGAGGCAGACAAACGCACTTTGATCCGCCGCGCGACGTTCGACTTGACGGGGTTGCCACCGACTCCAGCAGAGGTTCACGAGTTTCTAAATGATTCATCGCCGAATGCGTTCGCATCGCTGGTGGATCGTTTGCTGCAATCGCCGGCTTACGGAGAACGTTGGGGACGCCACTGGTTAGACGTTGCGCGTTACGCGGACACGGCCGGTGATGGATCCGACTATCCCGTCCCCGAAGCAGGCCAGTATCGCGACTGGGTTGTGAATGCGTTCAATCGCGACCAGCCGTTTGACGAATTTGTCCGCGAACAGATCGCGGGCGACATTTTAGCCCAGGACGGCCCTGCGGATCTGTACGCCGAGCGGGTGACCGCGACCGGTTTCCTCGCCATTGGAAAACGATACGGTTACGCCCCCAATACGACTTATCAATACCTTGACTTCGCCGATGTGATCGATTCGGTGGGTCGCTCGATCCTGGGGCTGTCGCTGGGATGTGCTCGCTGTCACGACCACAAATTCGATCCCGTGTCAGCTGCCGATTACTACGCACTGTATGGCATTTTTGAAAGCACAAAGTGGGCATTTCCTGGGGGCGAAGAGCACAAGCGGCCCGCTCACTTCCCCGCCTTGGTGCCAGCTGCGGACGCCGTTCGGCTTGACAAAGTGAAAGCGGACGAACTGGCTCGCTTGAATGGTGACATTGCACGTCTAACGCGAGAGCAATCGAAATTGGATGGCAAATCGTTCGCTGGCGGAGTCGACCTGGGCTGGGAAGCCCAAACGCTCGACAAACCACCGTCCAAGCCGTGGTTCAGCGGTGGCCCCAACGTGGTTCTCGCCGACGCACAGAGCCCCTACACCCACATTCATCCCGCGGGAACACGGGGTGTCCGCGTGGCAGCCCCCAAACCGCACGACGGGATCCGCTACAGTTTTGAACAAGCCTTGCATTCGGTTCCGGGAAAGCAAATCCACTTTACCATCGACTTCCGCACCGGTGCCGCATCGACACCGCAGGGGGCGTATCGTTTCTATCTCGGCCGTGGAGTGGTCCAATCGTTGGCCATCGAGTGCAGTGTGACTGCTACCGAGTTCGCGATTCGCAGCGGCGGAGAATGGGAAATCATTCGCAAGCTTGAACCCGGAACTTGGTACACGCTGCGAGTGACGCTCGACCAAGCCAAGCAAACCTACTCAGGCATTGTGGGCACGATCGACGACCTCAGCGAATTCAATGACAAACCACTCAATCCAAATTGGGATGGCATTGCCGACACGTTTATCTGCGACGGGATCGGACATGTCGAAGGACCGGCTCCGACGCGTGACCTCGACAACCTTGGACTCCAAGATATCTCGTTTGGGATTCCGGGCAGCGGGCCGGTCGTCGTCCCAGAACCGGAGCTCGCGTCGCAACAACGCTTAGCGGAATTGAACGCACAACTAGCGGCACTGACGAAACAACGCGACGAGACACTCGCGACGCCGGCTTACCCGGTCGCCTACGGTGTCAGCGAAGGCAAGCCGACAAACACACGACTGCAACGACGCGGTGAACCCGAGCGACTCGGCGACGAAGTTCCACGGCGTTTCTTGGAAGTCCTCGGCGGCGACACGCTGGATCCCGAATCCACGGGCAGCGGGCGACTCGAATTAGCCGATTGGCTGACCCGACCCTCCAATCCCTTAACCGCTCGCGTGATTGTGAACCGAGTATGGCAATGGCATTTTGGTCAGGGCTTGGTTTCAACGCCAAGCGATTTTGGAGCCAGGGGTGAGTTACCAAGTCACCCGGAATTGCTCGAATGGTTGACCTCGGAATTCATCGCCTCGGGTTGGTCAATCAAATCGCTTCATCGCATGATGATGAACTCCCAAACCTACACCCTGGCGAGCAAGCATCACGCCAAGAACCTGACTGCCGACCCAAGCAACCGTTGGCTGTGGCATTACGCGCGACGACCGCTCGATGCGGAATCGATTCGCGACGCGATGCTCGCCGTCAGCGGTCAACTCGATCGTACGATTCCACCACCGCATCCCTTTCCAGCGGTCGAAACTTGGTCCTTTTCGATTCACAGGCCCTTTCACGCGGTTTACGACTCCAATCACCGCAGCATTTATCTGATGCTCCAGCGGAACCGTCGACATCCTTTTTTAGCGATGTTTGATGCGGCGGACCCGAACGTGAGCGTTCCCAAACGGCTACCGACGACCACTCCGACTCAGTCGTTGTTTCTAATGAATTCTCCCTTCGTGCATCAGCAATCCGAGGCGTTTGCGAATCAGATACTGGCATCGTCGGAGGATGATGCGTCGCGTGTTCGCTTGACGTACGAACGCATCCTGGGGCGTGTCGCTACCGACGCCGAAGTGAACCAGACGTTGACATTCCTCTCTGCCTACGAGCACAAGCTTGCCAGCGTGGAAACCTCGACGGAGACTCCGACAACGGACGCCTGGGCCGCGATCGCACGCGTGTTGTTATCGAGCAATGAATTCTTGTACGTGGACTGA